A region from the Paenarthrobacter aurescens genome encodes:
- a CDS encoding Asp23/Gls24 family envelope stress response protein gives MAMNTPGDALECGHSLAELSTYVDTGQIADPVHLQSCPECQAGLASLRSLSQFGSELLSSDLADAGSGHDDWMQSILDNLRLELRPGRSIPLTAGDPRDSLWETEGSISALIRSVVDAFPGTAAGKCRLHGDITTAGAGICVEVEIAVVYGHPMEERAAELRRQLSETLAFQTELTIESINITVTDVLEPPPPTSAGPGKAGTTPAAFTTPAPIDREDQP, from the coding sequence ATGGCGATGAACACCCCCGGCGATGCCTTGGAATGCGGGCACAGTCTTGCCGAGCTGAGCACCTATGTGGACACCGGTCAGATTGCCGATCCTGTCCATCTTCAGTCCTGCCCCGAATGCCAGGCCGGTTTGGCATCCCTGCGCAGCCTCTCCCAATTCGGGAGTGAGCTGCTCAGCTCCGATCTGGCCGATGCCGGTTCCGGCCATGACGACTGGATGCAGTCGATCCTGGACAACCTCCGGTTGGAACTCCGTCCCGGCAGGAGCATCCCCTTGACGGCCGGGGACCCCCGGGACTCCCTCTGGGAAACCGAAGGCTCCATCTCGGCGCTCATCCGTTCGGTTGTGGATGCGTTCCCCGGCACCGCGGCAGGAAAGTGCCGCTTGCACGGTGACATCACCACGGCAGGGGCGGGGATCTGCGTGGAAGTGGAGATAGCGGTTGTGTACGGACATCCCATGGAAGAGCGGGCTGCCGAGCTGCGACGGCAGCTCTCGGAGACCCTGGCCTTTCAGACCGAGCTGACCATTGAGTCCATCAACATCACAGTGACCGATGTCCTGGAACCACCCCCGCCCACATCAGCTGGCCCCGGAAAAGCCGGCACTACCCCTGCCGCATTCACTACCCCTGCACCGATCGATCGGGAGGATCAGCCATGA
- a CDS encoding RNA polymerase sigma factor has translation MTGSPAAQHQLDLVPDALLAGRAADGDTAAFEALARRHGPLMRATARRLTGSLADADDVVQETLVQAWKQMDTLRDPAAVKGWLLRIVGSRSIDHLRKRRHHVGLDDVVDQMQHDPKPQAEDPQHRAVNSSRVDALKAALAALPEEQRRCWVLKEFNDQSYEEIALTLNISPASVRGRLARARITLARTMEEWR, from the coding sequence GTGACTGGTTCACCCGCAGCGCAGCACCAACTGGACCTGGTGCCCGATGCCCTGTTGGCCGGCCGGGCCGCAGACGGTGACACAGCGGCCTTCGAGGCACTCGCCCGCCGCCACGGCCCCCTGATGAGGGCAACTGCCCGACGATTGACCGGATCGCTGGCCGACGCCGACGACGTAGTGCAGGAAACCCTGGTCCAGGCGTGGAAACAGATGGACACCCTCCGCGACCCGGCGGCTGTGAAGGGCTGGTTGCTCCGGATTGTGGGCAGCCGCAGCATCGATCACTTGAGGAAACGGCGCCATCACGTGGGCCTTGATGATGTGGTGGACCAGATGCAGCACGATCCCAAGCCGCAGGCGGAGGACCCTCAACACCGCGCAGTCAACAGCTCACGAGTGGACGCTTTGAAGGCGGCCCTGGCAGCACTACCCGAGGAACAGCGGCGATGTTGGGTACTTAAAGAGTTCAATGACCAGAGTTACGAGGAGATCGCACTGACGTTGAACATCAGCCCGGCCAGCGTCCGGGGCCGCCTGGCCCGGGCTCGGATCACCCTTGCACGCACGATGGAGGAATGGCGATGA